The Meriones unguiculatus strain TT.TT164.6M chromosome 6, Bangor_MerUng_6.1, whole genome shotgun sequence genome has a window encoding:
- the Tpbg gene encoding trophoblast glycoprotein — MPGAASRGPSAGDGRLRLARLALVLLGWVSASAPSSSVPSSPTAPAAAFLAPGSAQPPPAERCPAACECSEAARTVKCVNRNLPEVPADLPPYVRNLFLTGNQLSALPPGAFARRPPLAELATLNLSGNHLKEVCAGAFEQLPGLRLLDLSHNPLTNLSALAFAGANASVSAPGPLMELHLNHIVPPEDQRQNGSFEGMVAFEGMVAAALSSGLALQGLRRLELASNHFLFLPRDLLAQLPNLRHLDLRNNSLVSLTYASFRNLTHLESLHLEDNALKVLHNSTLAEWQSLAHVRVFLDNNPWVCDCYLADMVAWLKETEVVPDKARLTCAFPDKMRNRGLLDLNSSDLDCDALLPPSLQTSYVFLGIVLALIGAIFLLVLYLNRKGIKKWMHNIRDACRDHMEGYHYRYEINADPRLTNLSSNSDV, encoded by the coding sequence ATGCCTGGGGCGGCTTCCCGGGGCCCCTCGGCCGGGGACGGGCGGCTGCGGTTGGCGAGGCTGGCGCTGGTGCTGCTGGGTTGGGTGTCGGCGTCGGCGCCCAGCTCTTCGGTACCCTCGTCTCCCACGGCCCCGGCAGCAGCCTTCCTGGCCCCGGGGTCTGCGCAGCCTCCCCCGGCCGAGCGCTGCCCGGCGGCGTGCGAGTGCTCCGAGGCGGCGCGCACGGTCAAGTGCGTGAACCGCAACCTGCCGGAGGTGCCGGCCGACCTGCCGCCCTACGTGCGCAACCTCTTCCTCACCGGCAACCAGCTGAGCGCGCTGCCGCCCGGCGCCTTCGCCCGCCGGCCGCCGCTGGCCGAGCTGGCGACGCTCAACCTCAGCGGCAACCACCTGAAGGAGGTGTGTGCGGGCGCCTTTGAGCAGCTGCCCGGCCTGCGCCTGCTCGACCTCAGCCACAACCCCCTCACCAACCTCAGCGCCCTCGCCTTTGCGGGCGCCAACGCCAGCGTCTCGGCCCCCGGCCCCCTGATGGAGCTGCACCTCAACCACATCGTGCCCCCCGAGGATCAGCGGCAGAACGGCAGCTTCGAGGGCATGGTGGCCTTCGAGGGCATGGTGGCCGCTGCCCTGAGCTCAGGCCTTGCCCTGCAAGGGCTGCGGCGCCTGGAGCTGGCCAGCAatcacttcctcttcctgcctcGGGACTTACTGGCCCAACTGCCCAATCTAAGGCACCTGGACCTTCGGAACAACTCCCTAGTGAGCCTGACCTACGCGTCTTTCCGCAACCTGACACACCTCGAAAGCCTCCACTTGGAGGACAATGCCCTCAAGGTTCTTCACAACTCCACCTTGGCCGAGTGGCAAAGCCTGGCTCACGTCAGGGTGTTCCTGGACAACAACCCCTGGGTTTGCGACTGCTACCTGGCTGACATGGTGGCTTGGCTTAAAGAGACAGAGGTGGTGCCTGATAAAGCCAGGCTCACCTGCGCATTCCCGGACAAAATGAGGAATCGTGGCCTCTTGGACCTGAACAGCTCTGACCTGGACTGTGAcgctctccttcccccatccctgCAGACTTCCTATGTCTTCCTAGGTATTGTTTTAGCCCTGATAGGCGCTATTTTCCTCTTGGTGTTGTATTTGAACCGAAAAGGCATAAAAAAGTGGATGCACAACATCAGAGATGCCTGCAGGGATCACATGGAAGGGTATCATTACAGATACGAAATCAACGCGGACCCCAGACTAACAAATCTGAGTTCCAACTCGGATGTCTGA